One part of the Amphiura filiformis chromosome 5, Afil_fr2py, whole genome shotgun sequence genome encodes these proteins:
- the LOC140153401 gene encoding large ribosomal subunit protein eL30-like gives MVASKKQKKAMESINSRIQLVMKSGKYNLGLKQTLKALRQGKAKLVILANNTPPLRKSEVEYYAMLAKTGVHHYSGNNIELGTACGKYFRVCTLCITDPGDSDIIRSMPSGEQ, from the exons ATGGTCGCCTCAAAGAAGCAG AAAAAGGCTATGGAGAGTATCAACTCTCGTATCCAGCTGGTGATGAAGAGTGGCAAGTACAACCTGGGTCTGAAGCAGACACTGAAAGCACTGAGACAGGGCAAAGCCAAGCTGGTTATCCTAGCCAACAACACACCACCACTTAG GAAAAGTGAAGTTGAATACTACGCTATGCTGGCCAAGACTGGAGTACATCACTACAGCGGTAACAACATTGAGTTAGGTACAGCATGCGGTAAATACTTCAGAGTATGCACACTATGCATCACAGATCCAG GTGACAGTGACATCATTAGAAGTATGCCATCAGGGGAGCAGTAA